The Chloroflexota bacterium genome contains a region encoding:
- a CDS encoding glycosyltransferase family 39 protein: MSQTLERPAVDRVRDHPTSPASAARLARATGPGRRLAAWWRAHPDLAPLLLILAVGLVFRLALLYRIPPLFMPGDSQSFLMPGYDLARGLPFDPILKRPLGYPLLVAAAISSLGEDLRGLVFVQAMLGLVTLTATYWIGRLVFGRLAGSLAALSVAIGGQLLVYEHYILAESVFAMWTALAVLAIILAARAERRAWQWALVGGLAIGLASLFRPIAEVLVPLAPLYLLALLRPWRRALALSALVVVGFVLAMGPAMLADLLLRGGVSSGALGEHLLWRIIRSDSGYISRADIPRGEPDSPQAAARRYVLRRAVDRQLPQEIFTGLRRDLGLSAGEADAIMRAIALEAILRQPVKYVTSTLRFSVELFLGEDQRLGEVSKRAGEAQYINPQARQRTWFEDRILHLGEPPSPAVENEFDNAERLIELYQPGRIIWLIAIGFVVGGVLTVISTRYRIGLLLTLAIPPMLVANAALAGPEARFRYPVDPLIAVLAFGGLVWLGQSAWRLARRQRESSA, encoded by the coding sequence GTGAGCCAGACACTCGAACGGCCAGCGGTGGATCGTGTCCGCGACCATCCGACGTCGCCCGCATCTGCCGCGCGGCTGGCCAGGGCGACTGGCCCCGGCCGGCGGCTGGCGGCGTGGTGGCGCGCGCATCCCGATCTCGCGCCGCTGCTCCTGATCCTGGCTGTCGGGCTGGTCTTCCGGCTGGCCCTGCTCTATCGCATCCCGCCGCTGTTCATGCCGGGCGACAGCCAGAGCTTCCTGATGCCCGGCTATGATCTCGCGCGCGGCCTCCCCTTCGACCCGATCCTCAAGCGACCGCTCGGCTATCCGCTGCTGGTGGCGGCGGCGATCTCCTCTCTGGGCGAGGACTTGCGTGGGCTGGTCTTTGTCCAGGCGATGCTCGGGCTGGTGACGCTGACTGCGACCTACTGGATTGGGCGGCTGGTGTTCGGGCGGCTGGCGGGCAGTCTGGCGGCGCTGAGCGTTGCCATCGGCGGGCAACTGCTGGTCTACGAGCACTACATCCTGGCCGAGAGCGTCTTCGCAATGTGGACGGCGCTGGCCGTCCTGGCGATCATCCTGGCCGCTCGTGCTGAGCGGCGGGCCTGGCAGTGGGCGCTGGTCGGTGGATTGGCAATCGGGCTCGCCAGCCTGTTCCGCCCGATAGCCGAGGTGCTCGTGCCGCTCGCGCCGCTCTACCTCCTGGCGCTGCTCCGTCCGTGGCGGCGGGCGCTGGCGCTGTCAGCCCTGGTGGTGGTCGGCTTCGTCCTGGCGATGGGGCCGGCGATGCTGGCCGACCTGCTGCTGCGGGGCGGCGTCAGCTCGGGGGCGCTCGGGGAGCATCTGCTCTGGCGCATCATCCGCTCGGACTCGGGCTACATCAGCCGCGCCGACATCCCGCGGGGCGAGCCAGACTCGCCGCAGGCTGCCGCCCGGCGCTACGTCTTGCGGCGCGCGGTAGACCGTCAACTGCCACAGGAGATCTTCACCGGGTTGCGCCGCGACCTCGGCCTGAGCGCTGGCGAGGCCGACGCGATCATGCGGGCCATCGCGCTGGAGGCGATCCTTCGTCAGCCCGTGAAGTACGTGACCAGTACGCTGCGCTTCTCCGTCGAGCTGTTCCTCGGCGAGGATCAGCGGCTGGGCGAGGTCTCGAAGCGGGCGGGCGAGGCGCAGTACATCAACCCGCAGGCGCGCCAGCGGACGTGGTTCGAGGACCGCATCCTGCATCTCGGCGAGCCGCCGTCGCCGGCCGTCGAGAACGAGTTCGACAACGCCGAGCGGCTGATCGAGCTGTACCAGCCGGGCCGGATCATCTGGCTGATCGCCATTGGGTTCGTGGTCGGCGGTGTCCTGACGGTCATCAGTACGCGCTATCGAATCGGGCTGCTGCTGACGCTGGCGATCCCGCCGATGCTGGTGGCGAACGCGGCGCTGGCCGGCCCGGAGGCCCGCTTCCGCTACCCGGTCGATCCGCTGATCGCCGTGCTGGCGTTCGGCGGGCTGGTCTGGCTCGGACAGTCGGCGTGGCGGCTCGCCCGCCGGCAACGCGAGTCTAGCGCATAG
- a CDS encoding glycosyltransferase family 39 protein: MLATGKAATAAPAPSTTAHGRAQTWTRSGLLLDMLATVALMVAALAARLPYLQTAPRFRDDTLNAAWSLRIYRGQHFPFTDVEAYIGAFFNYAVAAGMFVVGPTIYAARTIVTYFGVATVGATYWLGRELGGPTAGPAVGLIAAAFMTTNGIHIAPVGHVAFSGSITPLFTTLAFWLLHRWNVRRTNGTLVWAGLMLGMSMHTHPTIVAFLPGAAGFIFWRNWSMLRTRWPWLALAAFLVAFSPMIAFNIITGGQSIRHAMYTASERPDYVDPKKADQAKLTVTNYLQREEDYWLLLHGTLGGAVDERDSTVAYLTDPYLASMSLLSVAAVAWAAVRHRYRLPLWLGASFALLLPVFNVAHYDVEYDGRYVLPLLPMIYAAVGVLVVDLWRMAAAKLAAPAARMGVAAGLGLAVVVMAGVPLLFLARYYERASRSEPTNASLVRAMDQVRSVLGAGQTVLLDENMNNRRTERADPLKDEASTIRVMKYILEFEDAPFETAYVDAGVLGEYQRLGRPTVVVLASGVDSKETAKLGDLIEQFGMTGLDGRAARPPRPADRYGLYLLPAGPATTTGRP, from the coding sequence ATGCTGGCTACCGGTAAGGCGGCAACCGCCGCGCCCGCACCCTCGACGACCGCGCACGGTCGTGCCCAGACCTGGACGCGATCCGGGCTGCTGCTCGACATGCTCGCCACGGTCGCACTGATGGTGGCCGCGTTGGCCGCGCGCCTGCCCTACTTGCAGACGGCCCCGCGCTTCCGCGACGACACCCTCAACGCCGCGTGGTCGCTGCGGATCTATCGCGGCCAACACTTCCCGTTCACGGACGTCGAAGCCTACATCGGCGCATTCTTCAACTACGCCGTCGCGGCCGGGATGTTCGTCGTCGGCCCGACAATCTACGCGGCGCGGACCATCGTCACCTACTTTGGTGTCGCGACGGTCGGCGCAACCTACTGGCTGGGGCGTGAGCTGGGCGGCCCGACAGCTGGCCCGGCCGTCGGGCTGATCGCCGCCGCCTTCATGACCACCAACGGCATCCACATCGCGCCGGTCGGGCACGTCGCCTTCTCGGGCAGCATCACGCCGCTGTTCACGACGCTGGCGTTCTGGCTGCTCCACCGCTGGAACGTCCGCCGCACCAACGGCACGCTGGTCTGGGCCGGCCTGATGCTCGGGATGAGCATGCACACCCACCCCACTATCGTGGCGTTCCTGCCCGGCGCGGCCGGCTTCATCTTCTGGCGCAACTGGAGCATGCTCCGCACCCGCTGGCCCTGGCTGGCGCTGGCCGCGTTCCTGGTCGCCTTCAGCCCGATGATCGCCTTCAACATCATCACCGGCGGCCAGTCGATCCGACACGCCATGTACACGGCCAGCGAGCGGCCGGATTATGTCGATCCGAAGAAGGCCGACCAAGCCAAGCTGACGGTCACCAACTACCTCCAGCGCGAGGAAGACTACTGGCTGCTGCTGCACGGCACGCTCGGCGGGGCTGTGGACGAGCGCGACAGCACCGTGGCCTACCTGACCGACCCGTACCTCGCGTCGATGTCGCTGCTCTCGGTGGCGGCCGTGGCCTGGGCGGCCGTGCGTCACCGTTACCGACTGCCGCTCTGGCTGGGGGCGTCGTTCGCCCTGCTGCTGCCGGTCTTCAACGTCGCCCACTACGACGTGGAGTACGACGGCCGGTACGTGTTGCCGCTGTTGCCGATGATCTACGCCGCCGTCGGGGTGCTGGTCGTCGATCTCTGGCGGATGGCTGCCGCGAAGCTGGCCGCTCCGGCCGCGCGCATGGGCGTCGCGGCCGGGCTGGGGCTGGCCGTCGTCGTGATGGCGGGCGTCCCGCTCCTGTTCCTCGCCCGCTACTACGAGCGCGCCTCCCGTTCCGAGCCGACCAATGCCAGCCTCGTCCGCGCGATGGATCAGGTCCGCTCGGTGCTGGGGGCCGGGCAGACGGTCCTGCTCGACGAGAACATGAACAACCGCCGCACCGAGCGCGCCGACCCGCTCAAGGACGAAGCGTCCACCATCCGCGTGATGAAGTACATCCTCGAATTCGAGGACGCGCCGTTCGAGACGGCCTACGTCGACGCCGGCGTGCTGGGCGAGTACCAGCGGCTGGGCCGCCCGACGGTGGTCGTGCTGGCGTCCGGTGTGGACAGCAAGGAGACGGCGAAGCTGGGCGACCTCATCGAGCAGTTCGGGATGACCGGGCTGGACGGTCGGGCAGCCCGTCCGCCCCGCCCGGCCGACCGCTACGGGCTGTACCTGCTGCCAGCCGGCCCTGCCACCACGACCGGGCGTCCCTGA
- a CDS encoding glycosyltransferase family 39 protein has protein sequence MTARPAATSAVVSKSPTGLPAGREAVPLHSRRAWVVDLVVGATILATAIVVLLRAVDTVPFHGDESEWINNGRYFRYVFLDADLTSSVWRPSWVNRDQPPFGRYIIGGIVWASGTDPARVNRTYNWERDYEANLRDGRIPGPNILLPVRRTMAVLGALSILLLFVAGRMVGGTVCGAVAALFATFSPLLQAYFVQARTEALLALFSVVGLIALLRFASHYQRMGTLGLSGWCVGPMMGIALATKLTAAVAILGVCAYGGIAGLARLRADRAEAFRMIGWSLATGLLATAVWVVVNPFLWPDPAGRTWSMLEQQQSIMVEQGVQFGNPVDLSLPARLLLMVQRTFVENSTPAFDMGLPPGSPSVLRRTFTELPAPFGVSLELILAAAGLAALLARALSVWRAGARPGPETALLWWLAAYLLGIGANLSLDWPRYYVPTAYFGALLIGLGTGAILSAALQATGRPVPESLLIDPQAILQGR, from the coding sequence ATGACCGCGCGCCCGGCGGCCACGAGCGCCGTCGTCAGCAAGTCGCCGACTGGGCTGCCGGCTGGCCGCGAGGCCGTACCCTTGCACAGTCGCCGGGCCTGGGTCGTAGACCTCGTCGTCGGGGCCACCATCCTCGCGACAGCCATCGTCGTGTTGCTGCGTGCGGTGGACACGGTCCCGTTCCACGGCGACGAGAGCGAGTGGATCAACAACGGGCGGTACTTCCGCTACGTCTTCCTGGACGCCGACCTCACCAGCAGCGTCTGGCGGCCAAGCTGGGTCAACCGCGACCAGCCGCCGTTCGGACGCTACATCATCGGCGGGATCGTCTGGGCATCGGGAACCGACCCGGCGAGGGTGAACCGCACCTACAACTGGGAGCGGGATTACGAGGCGAATCTCCGCGACGGGCGGATCCCGGGTCCGAACATCCTGCTGCCGGTCCGCCGCACGATGGCGGTCCTCGGCGCGTTGAGCATCCTGTTGCTGTTCGTGGCGGGCCGGATGGTCGGCGGGACGGTCTGCGGGGCGGTGGCGGCCCTGTTCGCCACCTTCAGCCCGCTGCTGCAGGCGTACTTCGTGCAGGCGCGGACGGAGGCGCTGCTCGCGCTGTTCTCCGTCGTCGGACTGATCGCGCTGTTGCGGTTCGCCAGCCACTACCAGCGGATGGGCACGCTCGGGCTGTCGGGCTGGTGCGTCGGTCCGATGATGGGGATAGCCCTCGCGACGAAGCTGACGGCCGCCGTCGCGATCCTCGGCGTGTGCGCCTACGGCGGCATTGCTGGCCTTGCGCGGCTGCGGGCGGACCGCGCCGAGGCGTTCAGAATGATCGGCTGGTCGCTGGCGACGGGGCTGTTGGCGACGGCGGTCTGGGTCGTCGTCAACCCGTTCCTCTGGCCCGACCCGGCCGGCCGCACCTGGTCGATGCTCGAACAGCAGCAGTCGATCATGGTCGAGCAGGGGGTGCAGTTCGGAAATCCGGTCGATCTGAGCCTGCCCGCGCGGCTGTTGCTGATGGTGCAGCGCACCTTCGTCGAAAACTCGACGCCCGCGTTCGACATGGGCCTGCCGCCGGGCAGCCCGTCCGTGTTGCGGCGGACGTTCACGGAGCTGCCAGCGCCGTTCGGCGTCAGCCTGGAGCTGATCCTCGCAGCGGCTGGGCTGGCGGCGCTGCTGGCGCGCGCTCTGAGCGTCTGGCGGGCGGGCGCGCGCCCCGGGCCGGAGACGGCGCTGCTCTGGTGGCTGGCGGCCTATCTGCTCGGCATCGGCGCGAACCTGAGCCTCGACTGGCCGCGCTACTATGTCCCGACGGCGTACTTCGGGGCGTTACTGATCGGACTGGGGACCGGGGCCATCCTGAGCGCGGCACTGCAGGCGACGGGAAGGCCGGTCCCTGAGTCGCTGCTGATCGACCCACAAGCTATCTTGCAGGGTCGCTAG